One Desulfobulbus propionicus DSM 2032 DNA segment encodes these proteins:
- a CDS encoding radical SAM protein — translation MTIAALALHASGLLQQRADTARRLLAPCTLCPRRCRVNRLAGKTGLCGTGAQARIASYGPHFGEEQPLVGTHGSGTIFLAGCNLRCCFCQNFDISQGNDPGQEVDAHEFAAIMLELQATGCHNINLVTPSHVVPQLLDALIPAIEGGLDIPLVFNCSGYESVETLALLDGVIDIYMPDVKFWHLATAARYAAAPDYPQRVRAALIEMHRQVGDLVIGPDGCARSGLLVRHLLMPGLMEETEAILAFIATRLSPRTYVNIMAQYHPCGRADRYPELMRTITGEEYRQALDAARKIGLTRLDHPDVGRLLRQLGV, via the coding sequence ATGACCATCGCCGCCCTCGCCCTGCACGCCAGCGGCCTCCTTCAGCAGCGGGCCGACACCGCCCGACGGCTGCTGGCCCCCTGCACTCTCTGCCCGCGCCGTTGCCGGGTCAACCGCCTCGCCGGTAAAACCGGTCTGTGCGGAACCGGTGCCCAGGCGCGCATCGCCAGCTACGGCCCCCATTTCGGCGAGGAGCAGCCCCTGGTCGGCACCCACGGCTCCGGTACCATCTTTCTGGCCGGCTGCAACCTGCGCTGCTGCTTCTGCCAGAACTTCGACATCAGCCAGGGCAACGATCCCGGCCAGGAGGTGGATGCCCATGAGTTTGCCGCCATCATGCTGGAGTTGCAGGCCACGGGCTGCCACAACATCAACCTGGTCACCCCCAGTCATGTGGTGCCGCAGCTCCTCGACGCCCTGATTCCGGCCATCGAGGGTGGGCTCGACATTCCCCTGGTGTTCAACTGCAGCGGTTATGAGAGCGTGGAGACACTCGCCCTGCTCGACGGCGTCATCGACATCTACATGCCTGATGTCAAATTCTGGCACCTGGCCACGGCGGCCCGCTATGCGGCGGCCCCGGACTATCCCCAGCGGGTGCGTGCGGCCCTGATCGAGATGCATCGCCAAGTAGGGGATCTGGTGATCGGCCCGGACGGTTGTGCCCGCTCGGGCCTGCTCGTCCGCCATCTGCTCATGCCTGGCCTCATGGAGGAAACCGAGGCTATCCTTGCCTTTATCGCCACCCGGCTCTCGCCCCGGACCTACGTCAACATCATGGCCCAGTACCACCCCTGCGGCCGGGCCGATCGCTATCCGGAGCTGATGCGCACCATCACCGGCGAGGAGTATCGCCAGGCCCTGGACGCGGCGCGCAAGATCGGCCTCACCCGTCTTGACCACCCGGATGTGGGCCGTCTGCTCAGGCAGCTCGGTGTCTGA
- the ilvB gene encoding acetolactate synthase large subunit, which translates to MSRLNGAQLIIGFLERQGIRIVSGIPGGANLPLYDALASSPTIRHVLARHEQGAGFIAQGMARASGQIGVCFATSGPGATNILTALADAFLDSVPLVCITGQVARSLLGTDAFQEVDTYGLSMPITKHNYLVRSAAELLTILPKAFHLAGSGRPGPVLIDVPKDVQTEVVEFGAWPELVSTADHQPGCPESIRTAATMINEAERPILYLGGGVIHAGAAAEARRLAEQGAIPTVMTLMGLGILPSDHPLSLGMLGMHACRATNLAMEECDLLIAAGVRFDDRATGRISDFCPKAKVIHVDIDASEINKLRPADAGITGDARHAFAALLPQVRERQRSAWNGRIRQLQQDYPRFQTEDFAPGRPFSLIRKVAELAGPEAIISTDVGKHQMWVAQAYPLTDQRQLLTSGGLGTMGFGLPAAIGASLAFPERPVVCFSGDGSLQMNIQELATAVEQRAPVKIVVLNNQSLGLVRQQQRLFYEQHYFASSYGIAVDFAAIARGFGMQAYDLGSADNPDTLLCEAMRHPGPCLINVPIDIEAEVTPMVPPGAANTTMIGDSYACN; encoded by the coding sequence ATGTCCAGACTCAACGGCGCCCAACTCATCATCGGTTTCCTGGAACGACAGGGAATTCGCATTGTCAGCGGTATCCCCGGCGGAGCCAACCTGCCCTTGTACGACGCCCTGGCGTCCAGCCCGACCATCCGCCACGTGCTTGCCCGCCATGAGCAAGGCGCGGGTTTTATCGCCCAAGGCATGGCGCGCGCAAGTGGCCAAATCGGCGTCTGTTTTGCCACATCCGGCCCCGGCGCGACCAATATCCTCACCGCCCTGGCCGACGCCTTTCTCGATTCCGTGCCTCTGGTCTGCATCACCGGCCAGGTGGCGCGCTCCCTGCTCGGCACCGACGCCTTCCAGGAGGTCGACACCTACGGCCTGTCCATGCCGATCACCAAACACAATTACCTGGTGCGCTCGGCCGCCGAGCTGCTCACCATCCTGCCCAAGGCCTTTCACCTGGCCGGTTCCGGCCGACCTGGACCGGTGCTGATCGACGTGCCCAAGGACGTGCAGACCGAGGTGGTGGAGTTCGGAGCCTGGCCTGAACTGGTCTCGACCGCCGATCACCAGCCCGGCTGTCCGGAGTCGATCCGGACCGCGGCCACGATGATCAACGAGGCAGAGCGGCCGATCCTCTATCTCGGAGGCGGGGTCATCCATGCCGGGGCGGCGGCCGAGGCCCGCCGCCTGGCCGAGCAAGGCGCCATCCCCACGGTTATGACCCTGATGGGGCTGGGCATCCTGCCCTCGGACCACCCACTCTCCTTGGGCATGCTCGGCATGCATGCCTGCCGCGCCACCAACTTGGCCATGGAGGAGTGCGATCTGCTCATCGCCGCCGGGGTGCGCTTCGACGACCGGGCCACCGGCCGGATCAGCGACTTTTGCCCCAAGGCCAAGGTCATTCACGTGGACATCGATGCCAGCGAGATCAACAAGCTGCGGCCGGCCGACGCCGGCATCACTGGCGATGCCCGCCACGCTTTTGCCGCCCTTCTGCCCCAGGTGCGAGAAAGGCAGCGGTCTGCCTGGAACGGCCGCATCCGCCAGTTGCAGCAGGACTATCCCCGTTTCCAGACAGAGGACTTCGCCCCGGGGCGGCCTTTCAGCCTAATCCGCAAGGTGGCCGAGCTGGCCGGTCCGGAGGCGATCATCAGCACCGATGTCGGCAAGCACCAGATGTGGGTTGCCCAGGCCTATCCGCTCACCGACCAGCGTCAGCTGCTCACCTCGGGCGGTCTGGGAACCATGGGCTTCGGCCTGCCGGCGGCCATCGGCGCCTCGCTGGCCTTTCCCGAGCGGCCAGTGGTCTGCTTCAGTGGCGACGGCAGCCTGCAGATGAACATCCAGGAATTGGCCACCGCAGTCGAGCAGCGGGCACCGGTCAAGATCGTGGTGCTCAACAACCAAAGCCTGGGTCTGGTCCGCCAGCAGCAGCGGCTCTTTTACGAGCAGCACTACTTTGCCTCCTCCTACGGGATTGCGGTCGATTTCGCCGCCATCGCCCGAGGCTTCGGCATGCAGGCCTATGACCTCGGCAGCGCCGACAACCCGGATACGCTGTTGTGCGAGGCCATGCGCCATCCCGGTCCCTGCCTGATCAACGTGCCGATCGACATCGAGGCCGAAGTCACGCCGATGGTGCCGCCGGGCGCCGCTAACACCACCATGATCGGAGACAGCTATGCCTGCAACTGA
- a CDS encoding ACT domain-containing protein — protein sequence MNTAILRLTVNNHPGVMLQICGLFARRAFNLEGIFCNAIDQGATSCIWLTVDETDKLEQVIKQLAKLEDVLAIEERDDARARIQEMEALMARIA from the coding sequence ATGAACACCGCCATCCTTCGTCTGACCGTCAACAACCACCCCGGCGTCATGCTGCAGATCTGCGGCCTGTTCGCCCGCCGCGCCTTCAACTTGGAAGGGATCTTCTGCAACGCCATCGACCAGGGGGCGACCAGTTGTATCTGGCTCACGGTCGATGAGACCGACAAGCTTGAGCAGGTGATCAAGCAGCTGGCCAAACTGGAGGATGTACTGGCCATCGAAGAGCGCGACGACGCCCGTGCCCGCATCCAGGAGATGGAGGCGTTGATGGCCCGTATCGCCTAA
- a CDS encoding aminotransferase class I/II-fold pyridoxal phosphate-dependent enzyme, protein MNNEVTIRFAERMSQLPPYLFGMINKIKMEKRWEGIDVIDLGMGNPMDPTPNKVTEKLCEVAVDPKTHRYPVAGGMKNLKREIALFYKRKYGVELTGEDDVICTIGSKEGISHLCLALLGPGDTVLVPSPFFPVHVYAAVIAGASVLRFPLGSEEEFLRQVSSMCQSLYPHPKLVMLNYPHNPTGTLASREFFVEMVKLAKRFNFMVINDFAYGQIVYDDHVAPSLLEIPGALDVGVEFGSFSKSYNMAGWRLGYCVGNKEMVGGLAKIKGYYDYGIFSAIQVAGIVAMRDCDEAIVEQVAVYQKRRDVLCEGLARMGWEVDKPKAGMFVWVRIPEPYVRMGSIRFSVEMMNRANVAVAPGAGFGEEGDGYLRLALVENENRIRQALKQMKRALVEIDQEVKAGTFVLQPDAPQG, encoded by the coding sequence ATGAACAACGAGGTTACCATTCGCTTTGCCGAACGTATGAGTCAGTTGCCGCCGTATCTGTTCGGCATGATCAACAAAATCAAGATGGAGAAACGGTGGGAGGGGATCGATGTCATCGATCTGGGCATGGGCAATCCCATGGATCCCACCCCTAACAAGGTCACCGAAAAGCTGTGCGAGGTCGCGGTCGACCCCAAGACCCACCGCTATCCGGTGGCCGGCGGCATGAAGAACCTCAAACGGGAGATCGCCCTGTTTTACAAACGCAAGTATGGGGTGGAACTGACCGGCGAGGATGATGTCATCTGCACCATCGGCTCCAAGGAGGGTATTTCCCACCTCTGCCTGGCCCTGCTCGGCCCCGGCGATACGGTCCTGGTGCCCTCGCCGTTCTTCCCGGTCCATGTCTATGCCGCGGTCATTGCCGGCGCCAGCGTGCTCCGTTTTCCGCTCGGCTCGGAGGAGGAGTTCCTCCGTCAGGTCAGCTCGATGTGCCAGTCGCTCTATCCCCATCCCAAGCTGGTGATGCTCAACTATCCCCACAACCCCACCGGCACCCTGGCCTCCAGGGAGTTCTTCGTCGAGATGGTCAAGCTGGCCAAACGGTTCAACTTCATGGTGATCAACGACTTCGCCTACGGCCAGATCGTCTACGATGATCATGTGGCGCCCAGCCTGCTGGAGATTCCCGGGGCGCTCGATGTGGGGGTCGAGTTCGGTTCCTTTTCCAAATCCTACAACATGGCCGGCTGGCGGCTTGGCTACTGCGTGGGCAACAAGGAGATGGTCGGCGGTCTGGCCAAGATCAAGGGCTACTACGATTACGGCATCTTCTCGGCCATCCAGGTGGCGGGCATTGTTGCCATGCGCGACTGCGACGAGGCCATTGTCGAGCAGGTGGCGGTCTACCAGAAGCGGCGCGACGTGCTCTGCGAGGGACTGGCCCGCATGGGCTGGGAGGTGGACAAACCCAAGGCCGGCATGTTCGTCTGGGTACGCATTCCCGAACCCTACGTACGGATGGGCTCGATCCGGTTCTCCGTCGAGATGATGAACCGGGCCAATGTGGCCGTGGCCCCTGGCGCCGGGTTTGGCGAGGAGGGCGACGGCTATCTGCGCCTGGCCCTGGTGGAGAACGAGAACCGCATCCGCCAGGCCCTCAAGCAGATGAAGCGCGCTCTGGTGGAGATCGATCAGGAGGTCAAGGCCGGCACCTTTGTCCTGCAGCCGGATGCCCCGCAGGGGTAA
- a CDS encoding ABC transporter ATP-binding protein produces the protein MASLLTIDHFNLTFLGAEGDRSPVLHDISLHIAPGETHALVGESGSGKSVTALSILRLLEETNQVHASGSIVFEGQELTTLDKQAIRAIRGNRIAMIFQEPMTSLNPVYTIGNQLIEPLLLHQGLSKAEAAAQALYLLERTGIDNPEYRINCYPHQLSGGQRQRVIIAMALACRPTLLIADEPTTALDVTIQEQILRLIKDIQAEYAMSVLLITHDLPMVQKIADTVSIMHRGRIVEQGAVSEIFSTPGEAYTRHLLAAVPQGVQQTRQGGPKLIELRGITCSFAMKTPWSGWLTRQKRIIKAVDDVSLSLNQGTTLGLVGESGSGKSTLALCLLGLNTFDGQVLYFPQTGVSHCLSDLTTRQFRPLRKELQIVFQDPFSSLSPRMTIEQIVAEGLQVHGLGGTKEERRTLVAQALEDVELDPGLAGRFPHEFSGGQRQRIAIARALILRPKLLILDEPTSALDMTIQKQILELLKDLQQRYQLTYIFITHDLRTVRSLADQLAVMRQGRIVEAGPAAAVFANPQQEYTRRLFDAAFHLNQRLENRPCP, from the coding sequence ATGGCCTCCCTGCTGACCATCGACCACTTCAACCTCACCTTTCTCGGCGCCGAGGGCGATCGCTCTCCGGTGCTCCACGACATCAGCCTGCACATTGCCCCTGGGGAAACCCATGCCCTGGTGGGCGAGTCCGGTTCCGGCAAGTCGGTCACCGCCCTGTCGATCCTTCGCCTGCTGGAAGAGACCAATCAAGTGCACGCCAGCGGCTCCATCGTCTTTGAAGGCCAGGAACTGACCACGCTGGACAAGCAGGCCATCCGCGCCATTCGCGGCAACCGCATCGCCATGATCTTCCAGGAGCCGATGACCTCGCTCAACCCGGTCTACACCATCGGCAATCAGCTGATCGAACCGCTGCTGCTCCACCAGGGGCTGAGCAAGGCCGAGGCCGCCGCCCAGGCCCTGTACCTGCTGGAACGCACCGGCATCGACAACCCGGAATACCGCATCAACTGTTATCCGCACCAGCTCTCGGGTGGCCAGCGTCAACGGGTGATCATCGCCATGGCCCTGGCCTGCCGGCCCACCCTGCTCATCGCCGACGAGCCGACCACCGCCCTCGACGTAACCATCCAAGAGCAGATCCTTCGCCTGATCAAAGACATCCAGGCCGAATACGCCATGTCGGTGCTGCTCATCACCCACGACCTGCCCATGGTGCAGAAGATCGCCGACACGGTGTCGATCATGCATCGTGGCCGCATTGTCGAGCAGGGAGCCGTAAGCGAGATTTTTTCTACGCCCGGGGAGGCGTACACCCGCCACCTGTTGGCCGCCGTGCCCCAGGGCGTGCAGCAGACCCGGCAAGGCGGGCCAAAACTGATCGAACTGCGGGGGATCACCTGTTCCTTTGCCATGAAAACCCCGTGGTCGGGCTGGTTGACGCGCCAGAAACGGATCATCAAGGCGGTGGATGACGTCAGCCTTAGCCTCAACCAGGGCACCACCTTGGGCCTGGTGGGCGAATCCGGTTCGGGCAAGTCGACGCTCGCCCTGTGCCTGCTTGGCCTCAACACCTTTGACGGCCAGGTGCTCTACTTTCCCCAGACCGGGGTCAGTCACTGCCTTTCCGATCTGACCACCAGGCAGTTCCGGCCGCTGCGCAAGGAGCTGCAGATCGTCTTCCAGGATCCCTTTTCCTCGCTGTCGCCCCGGATGACCATCGAGCAGATCGTGGCCGAAGGCTTGCAGGTCCATGGCCTGGGCGGCACCAAGGAAGAACGCCGGACCCTGGTGGCCCAGGCCCTGGAGGATGTGGAGCTCGATCCCGGCCTGGCGGGCCGCTTTCCTCACGAGTTTTCCGGCGGCCAGCGGCAGCGGATCGCCATTGCCCGCGCCCTGATCCTCCGCCCCAAGTTGCTGATCCTCGACGAACCCACCAGCGCGCTCGACATGACCATCCAGAAACAGATCCTCGAACTGCTCAAGGACCTGCAGCAGCGCTATCAACTCACCTACATCTTCATCACCCACGACCTGCGCACCGTGCGCTCGCTGGCCGACCAGTTGGCGGTGATGCGCCAGGGCCGCATCGTCGAGGCCGGACCGGCGGCCGCCGTCTTTGCCAACCCGCAGCAGGAGTACACGCGGCGGCTCTTTGACGCCGCCTTCCACCTCAATCAACGCCTGGAGAATCGCCCATGCCCATGA
- a CDS encoding DsrE family protein: MPMTYRAVFHVDLDEAKPLNIALANVGNLIRAIPEKHYDLVMLFNGPAVTLLHNDQCAPFRDEIWRLQQSRVAFKVCRNALNTFNIDPDNLIEGCEIVPAGVVALIELQQDGYAYIKP, encoded by the coding sequence ATGCCCATGACCTATCGCGCCGTCTTTCACGTCGATCTGGATGAGGCCAAACCGCTTAACATCGCCCTGGCCAACGTCGGCAACCTGATTCGCGCCATCCCGGAAAAACACTACGATCTGGTGATGCTGTTCAACGGCCCGGCGGTGACCCTGCTGCACAACGATCAATGCGCCCCCTTCCGCGACGAGATCTGGCGGCTGCAGCAGTCGCGGGTGGCGTTCAAGGTCTGCCGCAACGCACTGAACACCTTCAACATCGATCCGGACAACCTGATCGAGGGCTGCGAGATCGTTCCCGCCGGTGTGGTGGCTTTGATTGAATTGCAGCAGGATGGGTATGCCTACATCAAACCCTGA
- a CDS encoding bacteriohemerythrin, producing the protein MEPFFWKLSYDTGLKQIDRDHRMILELANALYTAMHSGAGRAAVLRSCQQIVAFTEEHFSREEQYMKVSGYHRAEEHKQEHARLKEEARGLLLRLELDSPDSSTGLYQVLRELFIEHIPECDKPFGEYYLARSHQARQG; encoded by the coding sequence ATGGAACCCTTTTTCTGGAAACTCTCCTACGACACCGGCCTGAAGCAGATCGACCGTGATCACCGCATGATCCTGGAGCTGGCCAACGCCCTGTACACCGCCATGCACAGCGGTGCCGGGCGGGCCGCCGTGCTGCGGAGCTGCCAACAGATCGTGGCATTCACCGAAGAGCATTTTTCCCGTGAAGAACAATACATGAAGGTGTCCGGCTATCACCGCGCAGAGGAACACAAGCAGGAACATGCCCGGCTGAAGGAGGAGGCGCGGGGTTTGCTGCTTCGCCTGGAGCTGGACAGCCCCGACAGCTCCACCGGCCTCTATCAGGTGCTGCGGGAACTGTTCATCGAGCACATTCCGGAATGCGACAAACCCTTCGGCGAGTATTACCTTGCGCGCAGCCACCAAGCGCGGCAGGGCTGA
- the uvrC gene encoding excinuclease ABC subunit UvrC: protein MASIPANPETEPPSLVSPLSAEFLATVSHGPGIYQMLSKKQVLYVGKARDLRKRLSQYAHFSGPIHSKTAVMLSHVQRVETILTTTEKEALILEASLIKQHRPRYNVILRDDKNYPLIKVTTRDPWPRVVVTRKRLRDGNRYFGPYASGTAMRATLQLLYAQFPLRRCKTVRERTRPCLNFQMGRCLAPCAGLVDHAEYQRMVRDVLLILEGKVDEVVRELTAKMEQAAEQLAFEKAARYRDQIRGLTRTIEHQAVVADHHLDQDVFGIHRQDASVGIALLFVRGGMITGAQSFFLADPLGEDDSLLAQTILQYYSVERQPPRELLLPFVLEDRDLIGERLAELREGPVSLLAPQRGKRMQLMRMAEANAAQIFSEKAKKEQSWEALATGLQAKLRLANRPEIIECLDISNLQGKQAVGSLVCFVQGDKAAKRFRHYRIRSQDTPDDYAMMREVLERRMAKGVAEDNLPDLLLLDGGKGQLQVAVDVLGAFDLLSRVDLMAIAKEKQEEGEKLFRPGRKNPVLLPAHSPVLLYLMRIRDEAHRFGITFHRRLRGKAQLRSQLDAIDGIGPKRKQMLLHTLGSVRRIAEAGIEELAEVPGIGPELAKQIYSQLHGADHEPG from the coding sequence TTGGCTTCAATACCAGCAAATCCAGAAACCGAACCCCCCTCACTCGTCTCGCCGCTGTCGGCCGAATTTCTCGCCACGGTCAGCCACGGACCGGGGATCTATCAGATGCTCAGCAAGAAGCAGGTGCTGTATGTGGGCAAGGCGCGCGACTTGCGCAAGCGGCTGAGCCAGTACGCCCACTTCTCCGGGCCGATCCACTCCAAGACCGCGGTCATGCTCTCGCATGTGCAGCGGGTGGAGACCATCCTCACCACCACCGAAAAGGAGGCGCTCATCCTCGAGGCCTCGCTGATCAAGCAGCACCGGCCGCGCTATAACGTCATCCTCCGCGACGACAAGAACTACCCGCTGATCAAGGTCACCACCCGCGATCCCTGGCCCCGGGTGGTGGTCACCCGCAAGCGGCTGCGCGACGGCAACCGCTACTTCGGCCCCTACGCCTCGGGTACAGCCATGCGCGCCACCCTGCAACTGCTCTATGCCCAGTTTCCCCTGCGCCGCTGCAAGACGGTGCGTGAGCGGACCCGCCCCTGCCTCAACTTCCAGATGGGCCGTTGTCTTGCCCCCTGCGCGGGCCTGGTCGACCACGCCGAGTACCAGCGGATGGTGCGCGACGTGCTCCTGATTCTGGAGGGCAAGGTCGATGAGGTGGTGCGTGAGTTGACCGCCAAGATGGAGCAGGCCGCCGAGCAGCTGGCCTTTGAGAAGGCGGCCCGGTATCGCGACCAAATCCGGGGGCTAACCCGAACCATCGAGCACCAGGCCGTTGTTGCCGACCATCATCTTGACCAGGACGTGTTCGGCATCCACCGTCAGGATGCCTCGGTGGGCATTGCCCTGCTCTTTGTGCGCGGCGGCATGATCACCGGCGCGCAGAGTTTTTTTCTTGCCGATCCGCTGGGCGAGGACGACAGCCTGCTGGCCCAGACCATTCTCCAATACTATTCGGTCGAACGCCAGCCACCGCGCGAGTTGCTGCTGCCCTTTGTCCTGGAAGACCGGGATTTGATCGGCGAGCGGCTGGCCGAACTGCGCGAAGGGCCGGTGTCGCTCTTGGCCCCGCAGCGCGGCAAACGGATGCAACTGATGCGGATGGCCGAAGCCAACGCGGCCCAGATTTTTTCGGAGAAGGCCAAGAAGGAGCAATCCTGGGAAGCCCTGGCCACCGGACTCCAGGCCAAGCTGCGGCTCGCCAATCGGCCGGAGATCATCGAATGCCTCGATATCTCCAACCTCCAGGGCAAACAGGCGGTCGGCTCCCTGGTCTGTTTTGTTCAGGGGGACAAAGCGGCCAAGCGCTTTCGTCACTACCGCATCCGCTCCCAGGACACCCCCGACGATTACGCCATGATGCGCGAGGTGCTGGAACGACGGATGGCCAAGGGGGTTGCCGAGGACAACCTGCCCGACCTGCTGCTGCTCGACGGCGGCAAGGGCCAGTTGCAGGTGGCTGTCGACGTGCTGGGCGCATTTGACCTGCTGTCGCGGGTCGATCTGATGGCCATTGCCAAGGAAAAGCAGGAGGAGGGGGAAAAACTGTTTCGGCCGGGGCGCAAGAATCCAGTCCTCCTGCCCGCCCATTCACCGGTGCTGCTGTACCTGATGCGCATCCGCGACGAGGCCCACCGCTTTGGCATCACCTTCCATCGCAGGCTGCGCGGCAAGGCGCAGTTGCGCTCGCAGCTCGATGCCATCGACGGCATCGGTCCCAAGCGCAAACAGATGCTCCTGCACACCCTGGGCAGCGTCCGGCGGATAGCCGAGGCCGGCATCGAGGAGCTGGCCGAGGTGCCCGGAATCGGTCCGGAGCTGGCGAAACAGATCTACAGTCAACTGCACGGAGCCGACCATGAACCCGGATGA
- a CDS encoding (2Fe-2S)-binding protein, whose product MNPDERTMARLKAGCICKGVKLIRLIEAIESGATTVEAVQKACGIGDGPCKGKRCGEKVRQLLARDQDR is encoded by the coding sequence ATGAACCCGGATGAACGAACCATGGCCCGGCTCAAGGCCGGCTGCATCTGCAAGGGCGTCAAGCTGATCCGCTTGATCGAGGCCATCGAGAGCGGCGCCACCACTGTCGAAGCGGTTCAGAAGGCCTGCGGCATAGGCGATGGCCCCTGCAAGGGCAAACGCTGCGGGGAGAAGGTGCGACAACTGTTGGCGCGGGATCAGGACCGCTGA
- a CDS encoding SRPBCC family protein — translation MYILEREQRVSASREQAWAFLQHPANLDRITPPDLRFRIVTDIPDSMHDGLIVEYRITIPLIGTHTWVTEIKHIREGHSFVDEQRLGPYRFWYHYHEIRPTEEGVLLLDRVFYQPPLGLLGRLLHRLYIRRTLERIFDYRRERLAFYLSNTGY, via the coding sequence ATGTATATCTTGGAAAGAGAGCAGCGGGTAAGCGCCAGCCGCGAGCAGGCCTGGGCCTTTTTGCAGCATCCGGCCAATCTCGATCGGATCACTCCGCCGGACCTGCGCTTTCGTATTGTCACCGACATTCCGGACAGCATGCACGACGGCCTGATCGTCGAATACCGGATCACCATCCCCCTGATCGGCACCCACACTTGGGTGACCGAGATCAAGCACATCCGCGAGGGACACAGCTTTGTCGACGAGCAGCGGCTCGGGCCGTACCGCTTCTGGTATCACTACCATGAAATCCGTCCAACGGAAGAGGGGGTGTTGCTGCTCGACCGGGTCTTCTACCAGCCGCCGCTGGGTCTGCTCGGGCGGTTGCTGCACCGGCTCTACATCCGCCGGACTCTGGAGCGGATCTTCGACTACCGGCGGGAGCGATTGGCCTTCTACCTGTCGAACACCGGATATTAG
- a CDS encoding DedA family protein codes for MITELISTIAVRILETTAYAGAFILMALESMIAPVPSEAVMPFVGFLVTDGKWNLWLALLSTSLGSLAGSLASYWMGYYGGKPVVLKVGKYLLLNPHDLALTERYFNQRQGLLTVFLARFIPVIRHFISIPAGMGKMPLLPFMLVSTIGATLWNGFLLYLGMRLREHWTVVQKYSHQVDIVIIVLAVIGLGWFVRSRLAARKRKLNN; via the coding sequence ATGATTACCGAACTGATCAGCACCATCGCCGTCCGCATCCTGGAAACCACTGCCTATGCCGGCGCCTTCATCCTCATGGCCCTGGAAAGCATGATCGCGCCCGTGCCGAGCGAGGCGGTCATGCCCTTTGTCGGCTTCCTGGTCACCGACGGCAAATGGAACCTGTGGCTGGCCCTGTTGTCCACCAGTCTCGGCTCGCTAGCCGGCTCGCTGGCCTCCTACTGGATGGGCTATTACGGCGGCAAGCCGGTGGTGCTCAAGGTCGGCAAATATCTGCTGCTCAATCCCCACGATCTGGCCCTGACCGAGCGCTATTTCAACCAGCGCCAGGGATTGCTCACTGTCTTTCTTGCCCGTTTCATTCCGGTGATCCGCCACTTCATCTCCATCCCCGCCGGCATGGGCAAAATGCCGCTGCTGCCGTTCATGCTGGTGTCGACCATCGGTGCCACCCTGTGGAACGGCTTTCTCCTCTACCTGGGCATGCGGCTGCGTGAGCACTGGACCGTGGTCCAGAAGTATTCCCACCAGGTGGATATCGTCATCATCGTGCTGGCGGTGATCGGCCTCGGCTGGTTTGTCCGGTCGCGGCTGGCGGCCCGCAAACGCAAGCTCAACAACTAA
- a CDS encoding undecaprenyl-diphosphate phosphatase — MEILALIQSVILGVVEGLTEFLPISSTGHLIIAGDLLAYTGEQAKTFEICIQLGAILSVCWLYRQRLLRVMTGLGHEASARKFALNLIVGVLPSAVFGLLLHKLIKAHLFNPVVVAVALIVGGLIIFWVERRERVPRITEVEQMEWPDALKLGLAQVVSLIPGTSRSGATIIGGMFCGLSRKAATEFSFFLAIPTMFLATGYDVYKSWHTLAQQDLAFFAVGFVTAFFSALLAIKGLIRYVAHHDFKVFAWYRVIFGAIALLYFLR, encoded by the coding sequence ATGGAAATTCTCGCGCTGATCCAAAGCGTTATACTTGGCGTGGTCGAAGGCTTGACCGAATTTTTACCCATCTCCTCCACCGGCCACCTGATCATTGCCGGCGACCTGCTGGCCTATACCGGTGAACAGGCCAAGACCTTTGAGATCTGCATTCAGCTCGGAGCCATCCTCTCGGTCTGCTGGCTGTACCGGCAGCGGTTGCTACGGGTGATGACCGGTCTGGGCCACGAGGCAAGCGCCCGCAAGTTTGCCCTCAACCTGATTGTCGGCGTGCTGCCCTCGGCGGTGTTTGGCCTGTTGCTGCACAAGCTGATCAAGGCGCATCTGTTCAACCCAGTGGTGGTGGCCGTGGCCCTGATCGTCGGCGGGCTGATCATTTTCTGGGTGGAGCGGCGTGAGCGCGTGCCGCGGATCACCGAGGTCGAACAAATGGAGTGGCCGGATGCCCTCAAGCTCGGCCTGGCCCAGGTGGTATCACTGATTCCCGGCACCTCGCGCTCCGGGGCAACGATCATCGGCGGCATGTTTTGTGGCCTGTCGCGCAAGGCGGCCACGGAGTTCTCCTTTTTCCTCGCCATTCCCACCATGTTTCTCGCCACCGGGTACGATGTCTACAAGTCGTGGCACACCTTGGCCCAGCAGGATCTGGCCTTCTTTGCCGTCGGTTTTGTCACCGCCTTTTTCAGTGCCCTGCTGGCGATCAAGGGACTGATCCGCTATGTGGCGCACCACGATTTCAAGGTCTTTGCCTGGTACCGGGTGATCTTCGGGGCCATTGCCCTCCTCTATTTCCTTCGCTAA